GGTGCACACCCGTGGTGGTTTCCTCGGTGATGCCGTGGATTTTGTCGAGCATCTGAGGATATTTTTCATGGATCATGCCGGTAAGGTCGCCGCCGTCATCGAGGATCATGTTGCAATCCCAGGGCTTGCCATCCTTCAGGATGGTTTGCTCGATACACCAGTCGCCCTCTTCCACAGTCTGGCCCTTCCAGGCGTAGACAGCCACACCGCGAGCGGCGATGGCAGCAGCTGCGTGGTCCTGAGTCGAGAAGATATTACACGAAGACCAGCGCACTTCCGCGCCCAGGTCAATCAGGGTTTCGATCAGAACAGCGGTCTGGATCGTCATGTGGATACAGCCGATGATCTTGGCGCCTTTGAGGGGCTGCTCCGCGCGGTGTTTACGGCGCAGGCCCATCAGAGCAGGCATTTCACGCTCAGCAAGTTTGATTTCGCGGCGGCCGAAATCGGCCAGGGAAATGTCGGCTACTTTATAATCAACTTTGGACATCGTCGGTTCCTTTCCTCAGACGAAATAGCTTCAACTGAATTTGAAATCCGTTCTTCA
This region of Oligoflexus sp. genomic DNA includes:
- a CDS encoding adenosylhomocysteinase, which encodes MSKVDYKVADISLADFGRREIKLAEREMPALMGLRRKHRAEQPLKGAKIIGCIHMTIQTAVLIETLIDLGAEVRWSSCNIFSTQDHAAAAIAARGVAVYAWKGQTVEEGDWCIEQTILKDGKPWDCNMILDDGGDLTGMIHEKYPQMLDKIHGITEETTTGVH